GCCGGCACCCACGGCAAGACCACCACCACCTCGCTGGCGGCCTGGGTCTACACCGCCTGCGGCGGGGATCCGGGTTACCTGATCGGCGGCGTGCCGATCGGTCTTCCGGGCAGTTTTCAAGTCGGCGCCGGTGAGCGTTTCGTGGTGGAGGGGGACGAGTACAACGCCGCCTACTTCGACCGCGGCGCCAAGTTTCTGCACTACCGGCCGGAGACGGCGATCCTCACCTCCGTCGAGTACGACCACGCGGACCTCTACCCGGACTTCGATTCCCTGCGCGACGCCTACGGTCGCCTGCTGGAGCTGGTGCCGGACACCGGCCGAGCGATCCTGTGCGGCGATTCGGAAGAGGTGCGGCGTCTGGCGCCGCGGTCCGGCGGCGAGGTGGTGTTCTATGGCATCGGCGAGAACAACGACGTGCGCCTGGAGGGCGCCATCGAAGCGGCGGCGGGCGGCGGTACGCGCTTTCGGGTGCGCGATGAGGCGGGGGTTTACGAGGTGTCCTTTCCGATGACCGGTACCCATAACGTCGAGAACGCGCTTGCCGTGTGGGCGGCGGCGCGCGGCGACGGCTATTCGCCGGAGCAGGTAGCGGCGGCCCTCGCCGGCTTTCGGGGAATCCAGCGGCGACAGCAGGAGATCGGCACTGCCGGGGGGGTGACGGTGGTCGATGACTTCGCCCACCACCCCACCGCCGTCGAGCGCACCCTGGAGGGACTCCGCGCCCGCTACGGCGACCGCCCCTTGACGGTGCTGTACGAGCCTCGCAGTCTCACCGCCGCCCGCAGTTTCCTGCTCGACGCCTACCGGCGGGCGTTCCGGACGGCGGATCGGGTGTTGATCGCGCCCACTTTCCACGCCGGGCGCCTGGCGCCCGAGGAGCGGATCGATTTTTCGGCTCTGTCGGCGGAGCTGTCGGCACCCGGTGAGGCCGCGGCCCGGGCGTTCGATTCGATGGACGATCTCTTGGAAGCGGCGCTCGACGGAGCGAGAGCCGGCGACGTGCTGGTGACGATGTCGTCCGGTTCCTTCGACGGGATGCCGCGGCGATTGTTGGAAGGGTTGCGGGCGCAACCTGTGGGTCCGGCGGGTTAGGCGCCGGCGTCTTCCAGCGCCCATTCCACCACCTGGTGCCGTTCCAGGCGGGGCAGCCGCAGGTCGCGAGCCAGGTCGGCGAGATCGCCCTCCACCGCATGAGCCGGCAAGAGGCCGATCAGTTCGCTCTCATCGACCTCGGCTCCCGCTTTCCGCGCCCGGCTCTGCACCGCATCGAACAGCTCTCGCAGAGTCGTCGCCCGGGTATCCACCAGGTTGACGCTCACCTGCGCCCGCCGCCGGCTTTCGAGGGCGAGGCCGAGGGCTCGCACGCCGGCCAATCCGCCGGCGGCTTCCCGGATCTCCGCCGCGATGCCGCGCGCCAGGGCCAGATCCTCGCGGCTCAGTACGAAGTTGAAGGCGATCAGGAAATCCCGCGCGCCGATCACCGTGGCGCCAGCGGACGGATGCGGCCGTCGCGGGCCGAAGTCCGGCTCGCCGCCGGGTACTGCGAGGCGCTCGGCGAGTCTCTCGAAGCCCCCCCGGCGGACCTTCGGTAGGCGCTGCCGCTCCGGCCGCCGGGCCGCCTGTTCGTAGAGCAGTACCGGCAAACCGAAGCGTTCCGCGACGCGCCGGCCGAGGACCTCGGCAGCGGCGACGGCATCGGCCATCGGGCGGCTGGCCAAGGGCACGAAGGGCACCACATCCACGGCGCCCAAGCGCGGGTGGACGCCCCTCGGCCGTCGGAGATCGACTTCTTGAAGCGCCCTCTCGTAAAGGGCGAAGAGGGCGTCGATCAACGGTTCCGGTTCGCCGGCCAGGGTGAACACCGAGCGATGGTGGTCGGGATCCGAGGTTCGGTCGAGCAGCCAAACTCCGGGGCGGTTCACGGCCCTCGCCAGGCGGTCGATGACCTCCGGCCGCCTTCCTTCGCTGACGTTGGGAATCGATTCGAGCAACGGAAGGAGATTAGCAGCCGCGGCTTTGGTACGATGCGATCTCCGGTCGTCGGACCGAAAATTCCTTTGAGTTTTTCTTTGGGCGAGCGATCCCGCTATGACCTATTCTGGAAATCCCGCTC
This is a stretch of genomic DNA from Acidobacteriota bacterium. It encodes these proteins:
- a CDS encoding Mur ligase family protein; protein product: MSGTPRDLYFIAIGGTGMAPLACLLQEQGHRVRGSDGPLYPPMSTLLENAGITPHVGWDPAHLHPAPDLVVVGNAVPRSNPEAEEMERRGLPRLSMPEALGQFFLVERRPLVVAGTHGKTTTTSLAAWVYTACGGDPGYLIGGVPIGLPGSFQVGAGERFVVEGDEYNAAYFDRGAKFLHYRPETAILTSVEYDHADLYPDFDSLRDAYGRLLELVPDTGRAILCGDSEEVRRLAPRSGGEVVFYGIGENNDVRLEGAIEAAAGGGTRFRVRDEAGVYEVSFPMTGTHNVENALAVWAAARGDGYSPEQVAAALAGFRGIQRRQQEIGTAGGVTVVDDFAHHPTAVERTLEGLRARYGDRPLTVLYEPRSLTAARSFLLDAYRRAFRTADRVLIAPTFHAGRLAPEERIDFSALSAELSAPGEAAARAFDSMDDLLEAALDGARAGDVLVTMSSGSFDGMPRRLLEGLRAQPVGPAG
- the ftcD gene encoding glutamate formimidoyltransferase, with translation MLESIPNVSEGRRPEVIDRLARAVNRPGVWLLDRTSDPDHHRSVFTLAGEPEPLIDALFALYERALQEVDLRRPRGVHPRLGAVDVVPFVPLASRPMADAVAAAEVLGRRVAERFGLPVLLYEQAARRPERQRLPKVRRGGFERLAERLAVPGGEPDFGPRRPHPSAGATVIGARDFLIAFNFVLSREDLALARGIAAEIREAAGGLAGVRALGLALESRRRAQVSVNLVDTRATTLRELFDAVQSRARKAGAEVDESELIGLLPAHAVEGDLADLARDLRLPRLERHQVVEWALEDAGA